One part of the Hyalangium ruber genome encodes these proteins:
- a CDS encoding GlsB/YeaQ/YmgE family stress response membrane protein, with translation MSIIAFLVIGLLAGLLARALMPGNQSMGLIATTLLGVAGSFVGGFIGSFFRSDGRILDLHPSGLIFSVIGAMLVLLLVGMAGRSRRVRI, from the coding sequence ATGAGTATCATCGCGTTCCTGGTGATTGGTCTGCTGGCCGGCCTGCTCGCGCGTGCCCTGATGCCCGGCAACCAGTCCATGGGGCTCATCGCCACCACGCTGCTCGGAGTTGCCGGCTCCTTCGTGGGCGGCTTCATCGGCTCGTTCTTCCGCAGCGACGGTCGAATTCTCGACCTGCACCCCTCCGGGCTCATCTTCTCGGTGATTGGCGCGATGCTGGTGCTCTTGCTGGTCGGCATGGCGGGCCGCAGCAGGCGCGTCCGAATCTAG
- the radA gene encoding DNA repair protein RadA, which produces MAKAKTHYSCQACGYQTAKWLGKCPDCGAWSSLLEETESKVDEKRPAWGASGGASKPVLLKEVSGEVEVRRRTGIAEFDRVLGGGVVDGSLVLLGGDPGIGKSTLLLAALDRLARHGPVLYVSGEESLRQTKMRAERLRVESAAIHLFAETDADRVLAAAEALKPTALVVDSIQTMYLPELGNAPGSITQVREVAGRLMAFAKRSGVPTFIVGHVTKEGAIAGPRVLEHMVDTVLYFEGERGHPFRILRAHKNRFGSTNEIGVFEMKGLGLVEVADPSALFLAERPVGKSGSVVTSTLNGTRPLLVEVQALVAPTGYGTARRTAIGVDGNRVALLAAVLEKKEDIPLVGCDLFVNVAGGMQLSEPACDLAVCAALVSSLQNRPMDPHTLVLGEVGLAGEVRAVGQVEPRLAEAAKMGFQRVVLPSGSARRLEDTKLKVVGVETLSEALSAMFD; this is translated from the coding sequence ATGGCGAAGGCAAAAACGCACTACTCCTGCCAGGCGTGCGGGTACCAGACGGCGAAGTGGCTCGGGAAGTGCCCCGACTGCGGCGCCTGGAGCTCGCTGCTGGAGGAGACCGAGAGCAAGGTGGACGAGAAGCGCCCGGCGTGGGGCGCCTCGGGAGGGGCCTCCAAGCCGGTGCTGCTCAAGGAGGTGAGCGGCGAGGTGGAGGTGCGACGGCGCACGGGCATCGCCGAGTTCGATCGGGTGCTGGGCGGCGGAGTGGTGGACGGCTCGCTGGTGCTCCTCGGGGGTGACCCGGGCATCGGCAAGTCCACGTTGCTGTTGGCGGCGTTGGATCGGCTGGCGCGGCACGGGCCGGTGCTCTACGTGTCGGGCGAGGAGAGCCTGCGGCAGACGAAGATGCGCGCCGAGCGGCTGCGGGTGGAGAGCGCGGCGATCCACCTGTTCGCGGAGACGGACGCGGACCGGGTGCTGGCGGCGGCCGAGGCGCTCAAGCCCACGGCGCTGGTGGTGGACTCGATTCAGACGATGTACCTGCCGGAGCTGGGCAACGCGCCGGGCAGCATTACCCAGGTGCGCGAGGTGGCCGGGAGGCTGATGGCGTTCGCCAAGCGCTCGGGGGTGCCCACCTTCATCGTGGGCCACGTGACGAAGGAGGGCGCCATCGCGGGCCCGCGCGTGCTGGAGCACATGGTGGACACGGTCCTCTACTTCGAGGGCGAGCGGGGCCACCCGTTCCGGATTCTGCGGGCGCACAAGAACCGGTTCGGCTCGACGAACGAGATTGGCGTGTTCGAGATGAAGGGGCTGGGGCTGGTGGAGGTGGCCGACCCCTCGGCGCTCTTCCTGGCGGAGCGCCCGGTGGGCAAGTCGGGCAGCGTGGTGACGTCCACGCTGAATGGCACGCGGCCGCTGCTGGTGGAGGTGCAGGCGCTGGTGGCGCCCACCGGCTACGGCACGGCGCGGCGCACGGCGATCGGCGTGGATGGCAACCGCGTGGCGCTACTGGCGGCGGTGCTGGAGAAGAAGGAGGACATCCCGCTGGTGGGCTGCGACTTGTTCGTCAACGTGGCGGGCGGGATGCAGCTGTCGGAGCCGGCGTGTGATTTGGCGGTGTGCGCGGCGCTGGTGTCGAGCCTGCAGAACCGGCCGATGGATCCGCACACGCTGGTGCTGGGCGAGGTGGGGCTCGCGGGCGAGGTGCGCGCGGTGGGCCAGGTGGAGCCCCGGCTGGCGGAGGCGGCGAAGATGGGCTTCCAGCGCGTGGTGCTGCCGAGCGGCAGCGCGCGGCGGCTGGAGGACACGAAGCTCAAGGTCGTGGGCGTGGAGACGCTCAGCGAGGCCTTGAGCGCCATGTTCGACTGA
- a CDS encoding ABC transporter ATP-binding protein produces the protein MSDTSGESARRPMIEVQGLHKSFGEQEILRGVDLVVEEGTTCVLMGVSGSGKTVLMKHLVGLLEPDRGTVRVDGADLATLDEAGLDALRRKQGILFQANALFDSLTVFDNVAFPLRQRTKMSEAEIQEAVRKSLGVVGLTHAAQRFPGELSGGMQKRVGFARAAILQPKILLYDDPTAGLDPLTTASVNEVIFTGKQQLGATSLVITPDVASAFRVADKLALMHEGRVVATGKPEEIRRSEHPAVKAFLHSWLQRQSQRPQRS, from the coding sequence ATGAGCGATACGAGCGGTGAGTCGGCGCGCCGGCCGATGATCGAGGTGCAGGGGCTCCACAAGTCCTTCGGGGAGCAAGAGATCCTTCGGGGCGTGGACCTGGTGGTCGAGGAGGGCACCACGTGCGTGCTGATGGGCGTGTCCGGCTCGGGCAAGACGGTGCTGATGAAGCACCTGGTGGGGCTGCTGGAACCGGATCGCGGCACGGTGCGGGTGGACGGAGCGGACCTGGCGACGCTGGATGAGGCAGGGCTGGACGCGCTGCGCCGCAAGCAGGGCATCCTCTTCCAGGCCAACGCGCTGTTCGACTCGCTCACGGTGTTCGACAACGTGGCCTTTCCGCTGCGCCAGCGCACGAAGATGTCGGAGGCGGAGATTCAGGAGGCGGTGCGGAAGTCCCTGGGGGTGGTGGGGCTGACGCATGCGGCCCAGCGCTTTCCGGGCGAGCTGTCGGGCGGCATGCAGAAGCGCGTGGGGTTCGCGCGGGCGGCCATCCTCCAGCCGAAGATCCTCCTCTATGACGACCCGACGGCGGGATTGGACCCGCTGACCACGGCCTCGGTGAACGAGGTCATCTTCACGGGCAAGCAGCAGCTGGGGGCCACCTCGCTGGTCATCACCCCGGATGTGGCCTCGGCCTTCCGGGTGGCGGACAAGCTGGCGCTCATGCACGAGGGGCGCGTCGTCGCGACGGGTAAGCCCGAGGAGATCCGGCGCTCGGAGCACCCGGCGGTGAAGGCGTTCCTCCACAGCTGGTTGCAGCGCCAGTCCCAGCGCCCGCAGCGGAGCTGA
- a CDS encoding DUF2652 domain-containing protein: MAIEKATLLIADIGGYTRFMKHHRYSLVHAQDTVAQLLEAIIDASGRFKLAKLEGDAAFFYALGDESAFGRQVTHIRRAFLAKRQQLVLDRMCSCNGCLNVGELKLKFVVHSGEVAFQRVKRLTELAGVDVILVHRMLKNDVPVSEYVLMTDAVRERLDPELHPFARGIEHEFEGLGRTATHYIDLNEFAAQKPEELAPNLLRKLWNKVMMEVRSLPYALGFKKPCQDFRNVEVIDEQAASPQKPS; this comes from the coding sequence ATGGCGATCGAGAAGGCCACGCTGCTCATCGCGGACATCGGCGGGTACACCCGCTTCATGAAGCATCACCGCTACAGCCTCGTGCATGCCCAGGACACGGTGGCCCAGTTGCTCGAGGCCATCATTGACGCCTCCGGCCGCTTCAAGCTCGCCAAGCTCGAGGGTGACGCCGCCTTCTTCTATGCCCTCGGCGATGAGTCCGCCTTCGGCCGGCAGGTTACCCACATCCGCCGGGCGTTCCTCGCCAAGCGCCAGCAGCTCGTGCTCGACCGCATGTGCAGCTGCAATGGGTGTCTGAACGTCGGTGAGCTGAAGCTCAAGTTCGTCGTCCACTCCGGCGAGGTGGCCTTCCAGCGGGTGAAGCGCCTCACCGAGCTGGCGGGCGTCGACGTCATCCTCGTACACCGCATGCTGAAGAACGACGTGCCCGTGTCCGAGTACGTCCTGATGACTGACGCAGTGCGCGAGCGGCTCGACCCGGAGCTGCACCCGTTCGCCCGAGGCATCGAGCATGAGTTCGAGGGCCTCGGTCGCACGGCGACGCACTACATCGACCTGAACGAGTTCGCCGCGCAAAAGCCCGAGGAGCTGGCGCCCAACCTGCTCCGCAAGCTGTGGAACAAGGTGATGATGGAGGTGCGCTCTCTCCCGTACGCGCTCGGCTTCAAGAAGCCTTGCCAGGACTTCCGCAACGTCGAGGTCATCGACGAGCAGGCGGCTTCCCCGCAGAAGCCGAGCTGA
- a CDS encoding molybdopterin oxidoreductase family protein — MATPAPGTQTHFRTCNLCEAMCGVRIEVAEGRITSIRGDEQDPFSRGHICPKAVALKDLHEDPDRLRQPMRRTASGWEPISWEAALDEAAGRLHELQHTHGRDAVATYLGNPTVHNHGALLFIPQLLRTLRTRNSYSATSVDQLPHLLASYLMFGHQLLVPIPDLDRTGYLLALGANPLASNGSMMTAPDVRERLRAIQKRGGRVVVVDPRRTETAGIADEHLFIRPGTDALFLFALLHELLERPRLERLAPFTEGLERVRELARAFTPERASGPTGVPAESIRRIAREFAEAPAGVCYGRVGTSTQAFGALCQWLINVINVVSGNLDREGGAMFTLPAFDLVGGPRALSGSRGGFARWRSRVRQLPEFAGELPVAALAEEILTEGAGQVRGLLTFAGNPVLSTPNGKQLERALGKLDFMVSVDPYLNETTRHAHLILPPPSPLERGHYDVAFHALAIRNTAKYAPALFEPGPGAMHDWRILMELQHRVEVLRHGRSVRGTLKYEALKRMGPEGILDVGLRAGPYGLRARGLRKGLGLSALRRAPHGVDLGPLQPCLPGRLANKERRIHLAPEPLVEDVARLRAAFPEDAAPPAEGELLLIGRRHLRDNNSWMHNVPMLMKGKPRCTLMMHPEDARALGLAEGDEAVVTSRVGEVSVPVSVTDEVMRGVVSLPHGYGHRRGGVRLSVAQEHAGASLNDLTDDQRLDALCGNAAFSGVPVRVTLSSASAGKPPARR; from the coding sequence ATGGCGACTCCAGCCCCCGGAACCCAGACGCACTTCCGCACCTGCAACCTCTGCGAGGCCATGTGCGGGGTGCGCATCGAGGTGGCGGAGGGCCGCATCACCTCCATCCGAGGTGACGAGCAGGACCCCTTCAGCCGAGGGCACATCTGCCCCAAGGCGGTGGCGCTGAAGGACCTCCACGAGGACCCGGACCGCCTGCGCCAGCCCATGCGGCGCACGGCCAGTGGCTGGGAGCCCATCTCCTGGGAGGCGGCGCTGGACGAGGCGGCGGGGCGGCTCCACGAGCTCCAGCACACGCACGGCCGTGACGCGGTGGCCACCTACCTGGGCAACCCCACGGTCCACAACCACGGGGCGCTGCTCTTCATCCCGCAGCTCCTGCGCACGCTGCGCACGCGCAACAGCTACAGCGCCACCTCGGTGGACCAGTTGCCGCACCTGCTGGCCTCGTATCTGATGTTCGGCCACCAGCTCCTGGTGCCCATTCCGGACCTGGACCGCACGGGGTACCTGTTGGCGCTGGGGGCGAACCCGCTGGCTTCCAACGGGAGCATGATGACGGCGCCGGACGTGCGGGAACGGCTGCGCGCCATCCAGAAGCGGGGAGGGCGGGTGGTGGTGGTGGATCCGCGCCGCACGGAGACGGCGGGTATCGCGGACGAGCACCTCTTCATCCGGCCGGGCACCGACGCGCTCTTCCTCTTCGCGCTGCTCCACGAGCTGCTCGAGCGGCCTCGGCTGGAGCGGTTGGCCCCTTTCACGGAAGGCCTGGAGCGGGTGCGGGAGCTGGCGAGGGCCTTCACGCCAGAGCGGGCGTCGGGCCCCACGGGAGTGCCCGCGGAGAGCATCCGCCGCATCGCCCGCGAGTTCGCCGAGGCCCCGGCGGGGGTGTGCTACGGGCGGGTGGGCACCTCCACCCAGGCGTTCGGAGCGCTGTGCCAGTGGCTCATCAATGTCATCAACGTGGTGAGTGGCAACCTCGATCGCGAGGGCGGGGCGATGTTCACGCTCCCGGCGTTCGACCTGGTGGGCGGCCCTCGGGCGCTGAGCGGCAGCCGGGGAGGCTTCGCGCGCTGGCGGAGCCGGGTGCGGCAGCTCCCGGAGTTCGCGGGAGAGCTGCCCGTGGCGGCGCTCGCGGAAGAGATCCTCACGGAGGGAGCGGGGCAGGTGCGCGGGCTGCTCACGTTCGCGGGCAACCCGGTGCTCTCCACGCCCAACGGGAAGCAATTGGAGCGGGCGCTGGGGAAGCTGGACTTCATGGTGTCCGTGGACCCGTACCTCAACGAGACGACGCGGCACGCGCACCTCATCCTGCCGCCGCCCTCTCCGCTGGAGCGAGGGCACTACGACGTGGCGTTCCACGCGCTGGCGATCCGGAACACGGCGAAATACGCGCCCGCGCTGTTCGAGCCGGGGCCTGGGGCGATGCACGACTGGCGCATCCTCATGGAACTCCAGCACCGGGTGGAGGTGCTGCGGCATGGCCGGAGCGTGCGCGGCACGTTGAAGTACGAGGCGCTGAAGCGGATGGGGCCCGAGGGCATCCTCGACGTGGGACTGAGGGCAGGGCCCTACGGCCTGCGGGCGCGAGGGCTTCGCAAGGGCCTGGGCCTCTCGGCGCTGAGACGAGCGCCCCACGGGGTGGACCTGGGGCCGCTCCAACCGTGCCTGCCGGGGAGGCTGGCGAACAAGGAGCGGCGCATCCACCTGGCACCCGAGCCCCTCGTGGAGGACGTGGCGCGGCTGCGTGCGGCCTTCCCGGAGGACGCGGCGCCACCCGCGGAAGGCGAGCTGCTGCTGATCGGTCGGCGGCACCTGCGCGACAACAACTCGTGGATGCACAACGTCCCCATGTTGATGAAGGGCAAGCCGCGCTGCACGCTGATGATGCACCCGGAGGATGCGCGGGCGCTCGGGCTGGCGGAGGGAGACGAGGCCGTTGTCACCTCCCGAGTGGGCGAGGTCTCCGTGCCGGTGAGCGTGACGGATGAGGTGATGCGGGGCGTGGTGAGCCTGCCGCATGGCTACGGCCACCGCCGCGGCGGGGTGCGGCTCTCGGTGGCGCAGGAACATGCGGGCGCCAGCCTCAATGACCTGACGGATGACCAGCGGTTGGATGCGCTGTGTGGGAACGCCGCGTTCAGCGGAGTGCCGGTGCGAGTGACGCTCAGCTCGGCTTCTGCGGGGAAGCCGCCTGCTCGTCGATGA
- a CDS encoding PTS fructose-like transporter subunit IIB, with product MARLVAVTASPASIAHTLMAAEALRKVATLRGHSVTVETQGSEGVKTPLPSQALAEADAVIIAADVQVDESRFAGKPVHRISTATAIRETDAVLAAALDAAGLSRADAAGPSTLATVAAPVPPVETPVIATPVGAPVAAPPGKSGKLVAVTACPTGIAHTFMAAEALKRAATEAGYTIKVETQGSVGAKNTLTEAEIAEADAVIIGADTGVSLERFGGKRLLRTSVGDALKRPRAVIDEALALPLPQGGPTHAEQAAATGASRERKETGPYKHLLTGVSFMLPMVVAGGLIIALSFVFGINAAQEQGTLAAALMQIGGKAAFALMVPVLAGYIAFSIADRPGLTPGLVGGMLAVQLETGFLGGILAGFLAGYLARWLRDAIKLPRNLEGLKPILILPLLSTLVVGVLMVYVVGTPVAFLMASLTRFLQGLSGTNAVLLGALLGGMMALDMGGPLNKAAYAFSVGLLASNVLTPMAAVMAAGMTPPLGLALATVMARSRFTLQEREAGKAAAVLGLAFITEGAIPFAAKDPLRVIPALVLGSAVAGALSMLFAVGLRAPHGGVFVMAIPGAVSPLLPFALAVVVGTVVTAVGVAVLKKPLPEEGAPSLPAT from the coding sequence ATGGCCAGGCTCGTCGCGGTCACCGCCAGTCCTGCAAGCATCGCGCATACCCTCATGGCGGCCGAGGCACTGAGGAAGGTCGCCACGTTGCGTGGCCACTCCGTCACGGTCGAGACGCAGGGCTCGGAGGGCGTGAAGACGCCGCTGCCGAGCCAGGCGCTGGCCGAGGCGGACGCCGTCATCATCGCCGCCGATGTCCAGGTGGATGAAAGCCGCTTCGCCGGAAAGCCGGTGCATCGGATCTCGACCGCCACCGCCATCCGGGAGACCGACGCTGTCCTCGCCGCGGCCCTGGATGCGGCCGGCCTGTCACGAGCCGATGCCGCCGGGCCCTCGACGCTGGCAACCGTCGCCGCTCCGGTGCCCCCGGTCGAGACTCCGGTCATTGCGACCCCGGTCGGGGCGCCCGTTGCGGCGCCTCCGGGCAAGAGCGGCAAGTTGGTGGCTGTCACCGCCTGTCCAACCGGAATCGCACATACCTTCATGGCGGCCGAGGCGCTGAAGCGGGCTGCGACGGAGGCTGGCTACACCATCAAGGTCGAGACCCAGGGCTCCGTCGGCGCCAAGAACACGCTGACGGAAGCGGAGATCGCCGAGGCGGACGCCGTCATCATCGGCGCCGACACGGGTGTGTCGCTGGAGCGCTTCGGCGGCAAGCGCCTGCTGCGCACCTCGGTGGGCGACGCGCTCAAGCGGCCCCGCGCGGTCATCGACGAGGCGCTGGCCCTGCCGCTGCCGCAAGGAGGCCCGACACATGCCGAGCAGGCCGCCGCCACTGGGGCTTCGCGAGAGCGCAAGGAGACGGGTCCCTACAAGCACCTGCTCACGGGCGTGTCCTTCATGCTGCCCATGGTGGTGGCGGGCGGGCTCATCATCGCGCTCTCGTTCGTGTTCGGCATCAACGCGGCCCAGGAGCAGGGGACGCTGGCCGCCGCGCTGATGCAGATTGGCGGCAAGGCGGCCTTCGCCCTCATGGTGCCGGTGCTGGCGGGCTACATCGCCTTCTCCATCGCCGACCGGCCGGGCCTGACGCCGGGCCTGGTGGGAGGCATGCTGGCGGTGCAACTGGAGACGGGCTTCCTGGGAGGAATCCTCGCGGGTTTCCTGGCCGGCTACCTTGCCCGCTGGCTGCGGGACGCCATCAAGCTGCCGCGGAACCTGGAGGGCCTGAAGCCCATCCTGATCCTCCCGCTCTTGTCGACGCTCGTGGTCGGCGTGCTGATGGTCTACGTGGTGGGCACGCCGGTGGCGTTCCTCATGGCCTCGTTGACGCGCTTCCTCCAGGGCCTCAGCGGGACCAACGCGGTGCTGCTGGGAGCGCTCCTGGGAGGCATGATGGCGCTGGACATGGGAGGGCCGCTCAACAAGGCCGCCTATGCCTTCTCGGTGGGGCTGCTGGCCAGCAACGTGCTCACGCCCATGGCGGCGGTGATGGCGGCGGGGATGACTCCACCGCTGGGGTTGGCGCTGGCGACGGTGATGGCGCGGAGCCGCTTCACCCTGCAGGAGCGCGAGGCAGGAAAAGCCGCCGCCGTGCTCGGGCTGGCCTTCATCACCGAGGGGGCCATTCCCTTCGCCGCCAAGGACCCGCTGCGCGTCATCCCCGCCCTGGTGCTCGGGTCGGCGGTGGCCGGGGCCCTGTCGATGCTGTTCGCCGTGGGACTGCGAGCGCCCCATGGAGGGGTATTCGTCATGGCCATCCCCGGAGCCGTGTCTCCGCTGCTGCCCTTTGCCCTGGCCGTCGTCGTGGGGACGGTGGTGACGGCGGTGGGCGTGGCGGTGCTCAAGAAGCCGCTGCCTGAGGAGGGGGCGCCAAGCCTGCCTGCCACCTGA